The proteins below come from a single Alnus glutinosa chromosome 9, dhAlnGlut1.1, whole genome shotgun sequence genomic window:
- the LOC133877144 gene encoding origin of replication complex subunit 1B-like: MAETPQKAHQTPRSSKHQQQVKPKPSPSLTPATPQTLAPRRSTRRTSLHFNPTPNPHKHDDGIENPIEDAAKTPRKANKIRERSVRKTPRKSINNAEEACIESVKTPKSAKKSEKPGSKNGDDVVEVQVSFSPASPDPSESMGRKRKRGEGGMVVTRAMASSKSEKKRGSAPPRKRVYYKKVVYDGGEFEVGDDVYVKRREEASSDGEEPEMEDCRVCFKVGRAVMIECDDCLGGFHLKCLKPPLKEVPEGGWICGFCEARRSGKEVELPVPPEGKKRLRTMREKLLSSDLWAACIESMWKEVDGSFWCRVCWYIIPEETAAGRQPHNLRRELYRTNDFADIEMDSILRHCSVMNPKEYAKAINEGDDVFLCEYEYDIYWHSFKRLADIDNGEEDGEEVDNDEDWTLCKDSDSDRDEDFGHEEENLKKLLTKLSPAQELAANSRKGQFFGLQKIGTKKIPEHVRCHKQTELERAKATLLLASLPKSPPCRNKEMEEITAFIKGAICDDQCLGRCLYIHGVPGTGKTMSVLAVMRKLKSEVDTGGVRPYCFVEINGLKLASPESIYRVIYEALTGHRVSWKKALHLLNERFSDGKKTGKEDDRPCILLIDELDLLVTRNQSVLYNILDWPTKPHSKLIVIGIANTMDLPEKLLPRISSRMGIQRLCFGPYNYQQLQEIILSRLRGIDAFEKQAIEFASRKVAAISGDARRALEICRRAAEIKDYNIKNLKSTTNSVPSGKSLVSMAEVEAAIQEMFQAPHIQIMKSYSKLSKIFLTAMVHELYKTGMGETTFEKLAMTVSCLCTSNGEAFPGYDTLLKVGCKLGECRILLCESGAKHRLQKLQLNFPSDDVSFALKDCKEIPWLAKYL, encoded by the exons ATGGCGGAAACCCCTCAGAAAGCCCACCAGACCCCAAGGAGCTCCAAACACCAACAACAAGTCAAACCCAAGCCCTCACCTTCTCTCACCCCTGCAACCCCACAAACCCTAGCCCCTCGGAGATCCACTCGCCGAACCTCCCTACACTTCAATCCAACCCCCAATCCCCACAAACACGACGACGGAATCGAAAACCCCATCGAGGACGCTGCAAAAACCCCAAGAAAAGCGAACAAAATCAGGGAGAGATCCGTTCGAAAGACGCCCCGGAAGTCGATCAACAATGCCGAAGAAGCTTGCATTGAATCAGTGAAAACACCGAAGTCTGCGAAGAAGAGTGAAAAACCGGGGTCGAAAAATGGAGACGATGTCGTTGAAGTTCAGGTATCGTTCTCGCCGGCATCTCCCGACCCGTCCGAATCGATGGGGAGGAAGAGGAAAAGAGGGGAAGGCGGGATGGTGGTCACGAGAGCTATGGCTTCATCAAAGTCGGAGAAGAAGAGGGGCTCGGCACCGCCACGGAAGCGGGTGTATTACAAGAAAGTGGTGTATGATGGGGGCGAGTTTGAGGTGGGGGACGATGTGTATGTGAAGAGGAGGGAGGAGGCAAGCTCAGATGGCGAGGAGCCGGAAATGGAGGACTGCAGGGTGTGCTTTAAGGTCGGGAGGGCTGTGATGATTGAGTGTGATGATTGTTTAGGTGGGTTTCATTTGAAGTGCCTGAAGCCGCCGTTGAAGGAGGTTCCGGAAGGGGGTTGGATATGCGGGTTTTGTGAGGCTCGCAGATCAGGCAAGGAGGTTGAGCTCCCGGTGCCACCGGAGGGGAAGAAGCGGTTGAGGACGATGAGGGAGAAGCTGCTTTCGAGCGATTTGTGGGCTGCCTGCATTGAAAG TATGTGGAAAGAAGTGGATGGTAGCTTTTGGTGTCGGGTATGTTGGTATATAATCCCGGAAGAGACTGCAGCTGGAAGACAACCACATAATTTGAGGAGGGAGCTTTATCGCACAAATGATTTTGCTGACATTGAG ATGGATTCTATTCTTAGACACTGCTCTGTCATGAATCCTAAAGAATATGCCAAGGCCATTAATGAAGGGGATGATGTTTTTTTATGTGAATATGAATATGACATTTATTGGCACAGTTTCAAGCGTCTTGCTGATATTGATAATGGTGAAGAG GATGGTGAAGAAGTTGACAATGATGAAGATTGGACGCTCTGCAAGGATTCAGATTCTGATAGAGATGAAGACTTTGGACATGAAGAGgagaacttaaaaaaattactaaccaaaCTTTCCCCAGCTCAGGAGTTGGCTGCA AACTCAAGGAAGGGACAGTTCTTCGGACTTCAAAAGATAGGGACCAAGAAAATCCCAGAGCATGTAAGATGCCACAAGCAGACTGAACTTGAAAGAGCAAAGGCGACACTTTTGTTGGCATCATTACCTAAATCTCCACCTTGCAGGAATAA AGAAATGGAGGAGATTACCGCATTTATCAAAGGTGCCATCTGTGATGATCAATGTTTGGGACGTTGCCTATACATTCATGGTGTTCCTGGAACTGGCAAG ACAATGAGTGTACTAGCAGTAATGAGGAAGCTGAAGTCTGAAGTTGATACAGGAGGTGTAAGACCCTACTGTTTTGTGGAGATTAATGGTCTAAAGTTGGCATCCCCTGAGAGTATATACAGG GTTATATACGAAGCATTAACTGGGCACAGAGTCAGTTGGAAAAAGGCTCTCCACTTGCTGAATGAGCGTTTTTCGGATGGAAAGAAAACCGGAAAAGAGGATGACCGACCTTGTATCCTGCTCATCGACGAACTGGATCTTCTTGTAACAAGAAATCAGTCG GTTCTATATAACATTCTTGATTGGCCTACTAAGCCACATTCCAAATTAATTGTGATAG GGATAGCAAATACCATGGATCTTCCAGAAAAGTTGCTACCTCGTATTTCAAGTCGTATGGGTATCCAAAGGCTTTGCTTTGGCCCTTATAACTATCAGCAGCTTCAAGAAATCATTTTAAGTCGTCTTAGAGGCATTGATGCATTTGAAAAACAAGCTATAGAATTTGCATCAAGAAAG GTCGCAGCAATATCAGGAGATGCACGCCGTGCTCTGGAGATATGCAGGCGGGCAGCAGAAATAAAAGATTACAATATTAAGAATCTGAAGTCCACTACCAATTCTGTTCCTTCAG GAAAATCACTTGTTAGTATGGCCGAGGTGGAAGCAGCAATCCAGGAAATGTTTCAGGCACCTCATATACAG ATAATGAAAAGTTATTCCAAACTGAGCAAAATCTTCTTGACAGCTATGGTGCATGAGCTTTATAAAACAGGAATGGGTGAAACCACCTTTGAAAAG TTGGCAATGACTGTATCATGTCTCTGTACAAGCAATGGAGAAGCATTTCCTGGATATGACACACTCTTGAAAGTTGG CTGTAAGCTTGGTGAATGCAGAATACTTCTATGTGAATCAGGCGCTAAACACAGGTTGCAAAAGTTGCAGCTCAATTTTCCAAG TGATGATGTGTCATTTGCACTCAAAGACTGCAAGGAGATCCCTTGGTTGGCTAAGTATCTATAA